The following are encoded in a window of Patescibacteria group bacterium genomic DNA:
- a CDS encoding transposase — MPSKKRELVPGEIYHIYNRSAGKKTIFHSDRDYNRFFLKMCEYRDKFPIDILAYCLMPNHFHFLIRVPDPKGQSASRPSGSGATLRVGLAEVNSAQKFFHRLFTAYSKYYCARYADDHSGRVFESSYKAKHVSDDAYYLQLCGYIHDNPVRKKLVSKPEEWPFSSYLTLTGVREDGISCDAPELREASHLQIYRDFARHRQDVFGEIRQFV; from the coding sequence ATGCCAAGCAAAAAACGCGAGCTCGTCCCCGGCGAGATTTATCACATCTACAATCGCAGTGCTGGTAAAAAAACTATCTTTCATTCTGATCGCGACTACAATCGTTTTTTTCTAAAAATGTGTGAATACAGAGATAAGTTTCCAATTGATATTTTGGCTTATTGTCTTATGCCAAACCATTTTCATTTTTTGATTCGCGTGCCAGACCCGAAGGGTCAGTCCGCGAGTCGACCCTCAGGGTCGGGGGCGACCCTGAGGGTCGGATTAGCAGAAGTCAATTCCGCACAAAAGTTTTTTCATCGTCTCTTCACCGCCTATTCCAAATACTATTGCGCGCGCTATGCTGACGATCATTCTGGTCGTGTTTTTGAAAGTTCTTACAAAGCTAAGCATGTCAGCGATGACGCCTATTATCTTCAACTTTGCGGCTATATTCACGATAATCCTGTGCGCAAAAAATTAGTTTCAAAACCGGAAGAGTGGCCTTTTAGTAGTTACCTTACGCTGACTGGTGTGCGTGAGGACGGCATCAGCTGTGATGCGCCCGAGCTGCGCGAGGCGAGTCATCTCCAGATTTATCGTGATTTTGCACGACACCGCCAAGATGTTTTTGGTGAGATTAGGCAATTTGTTTAA
- a CDS encoding S-layer homology domain-containing protein, with translation MSYFRRFTAAISALAVVSTSVFTFSVAVAATTFTDASAISDWALNSITSLADDGVLAGRPDGSFDPKGNLNRAEMAKVAMLAAGLTQDTTGAPHFNDVAPADWYYSFVETLYNNGVVGGINGGALDSNGLATYNPSGVLNRAEGSKILVDAFELETAYAGTPPNFPDVASSAWYYDYVETAYAHGILNGYDNGKFGPADPITREQVAVIAQASRIEAADGSKRRATYTAGAASSVTAEDGGSTTVPTSDGTLTVVKSPSSPVAQTFPVGAASTPVAAYNFTATGDAIVVQNVIIKRTGVGLDTGWTLYLYDGDNRLTSGKTVNSTSHEATFNGVNVTVPAGTTKTLTLRADTASTAAGESYFAIEAAAKITTNAKSVSGSFPIVSNLQKVDTSVTAGSITIAKNGSITNPKVGEDNATIAKFKLTTAGEAASVKQIALLVDGTVSPTDVQNAKLYQGTTLLASTTGTNSKDLLVFTLATPFEIVKGDSRNFEVKADFNTGRGGDTVHIYLDENTDLSATGGTYGFGMTVTSGDYDGVTAGGTDDSESTLQGGDVTLSSSGPTAADIAVNAKDVHLLDFNITSVSEITVKKLGIALTTNDADSAADQGGLLGGTAGTTSNYTDIKIINKTTGAVVLGPIDSNVLNTASGGSTAIGATTDGAGFYTFQDEFTMSAGESLDLAITADLANNTDTDFVDDTVYATIDISDGTVEIKDVNNKTITNSASVVPTSDINGKTMTVKSASLTVTKSSTPVSDTAVKGTQDVSLIGLTMAAGAASEAKITELVVRVRADDNTTFLAGQLAASDYVNNLELWIGGTKVAGPEGLTLVGVQATGYYKATFDNMSYTIPAGSTVQVVVKGDLSTNVSATTYIGASIDPNDDITAEDKDGNTVTAAGTAEINGAATQNPLITVSTGGSLTIAVDADTAKENIVVAGTTDVSISKFKFTSTDEAFKVQKLSINNRQSAVAAANIGDYDNNVVAIKLSYTNSSGATETKTGYLTNGTADFSGLDIAVPADDDAVLTITSTLNTISAGATAGEFVDLNLAFNDFEAVAQGSGETYKSSKIDNDVTASSDLDFGTITYTTTGVALGTLASAVTLGSSATITTADLGVSLPVGTLILSDNDGTYDTTNSTILVLTTKYTDDETSLIGLVIDDADTTPDAADNIYYALPGTGYLSSANQMVVYESKPTIALASSSPSGSRTMAASDGIFVFTVSADAAEKVQLRAAAELATCVAGTGSTITSAASATAVDGSGCDATAVQTAGDDIAWAAGTNDLSAYAYASFWIRWNDDSATATFDATGLGLGTADANDGTLDQETALAAANFAVGSATLTEGTWYFVKDVAIPAGTASSDTHLLIEVNTPGNLDDAADDVFIDRVLVYNEKLNVNFASDASMAAAGNALVAYLKEGGSTVATGYINETSTSAASVTFIPTTAIEISKGTSKTFTVETATTTLITDQAGTDDLLTPSISLGSSTAGTVTAGDFWWNETNATVKWLGQVASTTLNGNTLKY, from the coding sequence ATGAGTTATTTTAGAAGATTCACCGCTGCGATCTCCGCACTCGCTGTCGTGTCGACTTCGGTCTTCACTTTCAGTGTCGCGGTAGCGGCAACAACTTTCACCGATGCAAGCGCGATCTCGGATTGGGCTCTCAATTCCATCACCTCTTTGGCTGATGACGGAGTCCTCGCTGGTCGTCCAGACGGATCCTTCGATCCGAAAGGCAACCTCAACCGCGCTGAAATGGCAAAAGTTGCTATGCTTGCAGCTGGTTTGACCCAGGACACCACTGGTGCCCCTCATTTCAACGATGTAGCTCCAGCTGACTGGTACTACTCTTTCGTTGAAACTCTTTACAACAATGGCGTCGTCGGCGGCATCAATGGTGGTGCGCTCGACTCCAATGGTCTCGCGACCTACAACCCGAGTGGCGTGCTCAACCGCGCTGAAGGTTCGAAAATCCTCGTGGATGCTTTCGAACTCGAAACAGCTTACGCTGGCACTCCGCCTAATTTCCCAGATGTAGCTTCTTCGGCTTGGTACTATGACTATGTCGAGACAGCCTACGCACACGGCATCCTCAATGGTTATGACAACGGCAAATTCGGCCCAGCCGATCCGATCACTCGTGAGCAAGTCGCGGTCATCGCGCAAGCTTCGCGTATCGAGGCCGCTGACGGCAGCAAACGCCGTGCGACTTACACCGCTGGTGCGGCTTCTTCCGTCACAGCTGAAGATGGTGGCTCGACCACTGTCCCGACTTCGGATGGCACTTTGACTGTCGTCAAATCGCCAAGCTCCCCAGTAGCTCAGACTTTCCCAGTCGGAGCAGCTTCGACTCCAGTCGCGGCTTACAACTTCACAGCCACTGGTGACGCGATCGTCGTCCAAAATGTCATCATCAAACGCACTGGTGTCGGTCTCGACACTGGTTGGACACTTTACCTGTACGATGGCGACAATCGCTTGACTTCAGGCAAAACAGTCAACTCCACTTCACACGAAGCGACCTTCAATGGCGTCAATGTGACAGTGCCGGCTGGTACGACCAAAACTCTCACGCTCAGAGCTGACACAGCATCTACAGCAGCTGGCGAGAGTTACTTCGCGATTGAGGCAGCAGCGAAAATCACCACGAACGCGAAAAGCGTCTCGGGTAGCTTCCCAATCGTTTCCAACTTACAAAAAGTTGACACTTCGGTGACGGCTGGTTCGATCACGATTGCCAAAAATGGTTCAATCACGAATCCGAAAGTTGGTGAGGACAACGCGACCATCGCGAAATTCAAACTCACAACTGCTGGTGAAGCAGCTTCAGTCAAACAAATCGCTTTGCTCGTCGACGGCACAGTATCGCCGACCGATGTTCAAAATGCGAAACTTTACCAGGGAACCACTTTGCTCGCTTCGACCACAGGGACAAATAGCAAAGACTTGCTCGTCTTCACACTCGCGACTCCGTTTGAAATTGTCAAAGGCGATAGCCGCAATTTCGAAGTCAAAGCTGACTTCAACACGGGTCGTGGTGGCGACACAGTGCACATCTATCTCGACGAAAATACAGATCTCTCTGCAACCGGCGGCACTTACGGTTTCGGTATGACTGTCACTTCGGGTGATTATGATGGCGTCACTGCTGGCGGAACTGACGATTCAGAATCCACACTTCAGGGTGGTGATGTCACTCTCTCCTCGAGTGGTCCGACGGCAGCTGATATCGCGGTCAACGCGAAAGATGTCCACCTTTTGGATTTCAATATCACTTCTGTCTCGGAAATCACTGTCAAGAAACTTGGTATCGCCTTGACGACGAATGATGCCGACAGCGCAGCTGACCAGGGTGGTCTCCTCGGAGGTACAGCTGGAACAACTTCCAACTATACCGACATCAAGATCATCAACAAAACTACGGGTGCAGTCGTCCTCGGACCGATTGACTCCAATGTATTGAACACAGCTTCGGGTGGCTCGACAGCTATCGGTGCGACCACTGATGGTGCTGGTTTCTACACATTCCAAGATGAATTTACGATGTCTGCGGGTGAGAGCCTCGATCTCGCGATCACGGCTGATCTCGCGAACAACACAGACACAGACTTCGTTGATGACACAGTTTATGCGACCATCGATATTTCTGACGGTACGGTCGAAATCAAAGATGTCAACAACAAGACCATCACAAATAGTGCTTCCGTCGTCCCGACTTCCGACATCAATGGTAAGACGATGACGGTCAAATCGGCTTCGCTCACTGTCACCAAGTCTTCCACTCCGGTCTCTGACACGGCGGTGAAAGGCACACAAGATGTTTCGCTCATCGGTCTCACGATGGCGGCAGGTGCTGCTTCCGAAGCGAAGATCACTGAATTGGTGGTACGCGTTCGCGCGGATGACAATACGACCTTCTTGGCTGGTCAACTCGCTGCGAGTGACTATGTCAATAATCTCGAACTCTGGATCGGTGGCACGAAAGTCGCCGGACCAGAAGGTCTGACCTTGGTCGGCGTACAGGCGACTGGTTACTACAAAGCGACCTTCGACAACATGAGCTACACCATCCCGGCTGGCTCGACTGTCCAAGTCGTCGTGAAGGGTGACCTCTCGACGAATGTCTCGGCTACGACTTACATCGGAGCGAGTATCGATCCTAACGATGACATCACTGCAGAGGACAAAGACGGCAACACCGTCACTGCGGCTGGCACGGCTGAAATCAACGGCGCAGCCACTCAGAATCCTCTCATCACTGTCTCGACTGGCGGCTCACTCACCATCGCTGTCGATGCTGACACCGCGAAAGAAAACATCGTCGTCGCTGGCACGACTGATGTCTCGATTAGCAAATTCAAATTCACTTCGACTGACGAAGCTTTCAAAGTCCAAAAACTCAGCATCAACAACCGCCAATCGGCTGTCGCTGCTGCGAACATCGGTGACTACGACAACAATGTCGTCGCAATCAAACTCAGCTACACCAATTCTTCTGGTGCGACTGAGACGAAGACTGGCTACCTCACAAATGGTACTGCCGACTTCTCGGGTCTCGATATCGCTGTCCCGGCTGATGACGACGCCGTCCTCACTATCACTTCCACGCTGAACACAATCTCAGCTGGCGCAACTGCTGGTGAATTCGTCGACCTCAACCTCGCGTTCAACGACTTCGAAGCTGTCGCTCAGGGTTCTGGTGAAACTTACAAATCCAGCAAGATCGACAATGATGTCACGGCATCATCCGATTTGGATTTCGGTACGATCACTTACACGACGACAGGTGTCGCTCTCGGTACACTCGCTTCAGCTGTCACGCTTGGCTCTTCTGCCACGATTACGACAGCCGATCTCGGTGTGAGCTTGCCAGTCGGCACGCTTATCCTGAGTGATAACGATGGCACCTACGACACTACGAACTCAACTATTTTGGTTCTCACCACGAAATATACTGATGATGAGACCAGCTTGATTGGTTTGGTCATCGACGATGCTGACACGACACCGGATGCTGCGGACAATATTTACTACGCGCTTCCAGGCACGGGTTATCTCTCATCTGCCAACCAAATGGTGGTTTACGAAAGCAAACCGACTATCGCTCTCGCGAGCAGCTCACCAAGCGGAAGCCGCACGATGGCTGCTTCTGACGGTATCTTCGTCTTCACGGTCTCGGCTGACGCGGCTGAAAAAGTTCAACTCCGCGCAGCTGCTGAATTAGCGACTTGTGTCGCTGGAACTGGTTCGACCATCACATCGGCTGCATCTGCGACTGCTGTTGACGGCTCGGGCTGTGATGCTACGGCTGTCCAGACGGCTGGCGATGATATCGCTTGGGCTGCTGGCACCAATGATCTCAGTGCATACGCTTACGCTTCGTTCTGGATTCGCTGGAACGATGACAGCGCTACTGCGACATTTGACGCTACTGGTCTCGGTCTCGGTACTGCCGATGCTAATGACGGTACGCTCGATCAAGAGACAGCTTTGGCTGCTGCGAACTTCGCAGTCGGCTCAGCGACTCTCACTGAAGGCACATGGTACTTCGTGAAAGATGTTGCTATCCCAGCTGGTACAGCTAGCTCCGATACGCACTTGCTTATCGAAGTCAACACTCCGGGCAATCTCGACGATGCGGCTGATGATGTCTTCATCGATCGCGTACTTGTTTACAACGAGAAACTCAATGTCAACTTTGCTTCGGATGCTTCCATGGCTGCTGCTGGTAACGCTTTGGTCGCCTACCTCAAAGAAGGTGGCTCGACTGTCGCAACTGGCTACATCAATGAGACTTCCACGAGTGCAGCTTCGGTGACTTTCATCCCGACAACTGCAATCGAAATCTCGAAAGGCACAAGCAAGACCTTCACTGTCGAAACAGCTACGACCACTTTGATCACTGATCAGGCTGGTACGGACGATTTGCTCACTCCGAGCATCTCTCTCGGTAGCTCGACTGCTGGTACGGTCACTGCTGGTGACTTCTGGTGGAACGAGACCAACGCAACCGTCAAATGGTTGGGTCAGGTCGCGAGCACCACGCTCAACGGTAACACGCTCAAGTACTAA
- the tgt gene encoding tRNA guanosine(34) transglycosylase Tgt — MFEFKISRKDRKTAARTATFYTPHGAIRTPVFMPVGTYGAVKTLTPEDVRACGSEIILANTFHLHLRPGEDLIQKFGGLHKFMHWDGPILTDSGGFQVFSLAKMRQISDRGVEFRSPLDGSKIYLTPKKALQIQQKLGSDIAMQLDECAPGDASRQVAEVALLRTMKWAEETLKFHTVDPQGRGRPLGSACKQALFPIVQGVNFPDLRKQSAEFCADLPLPGIAIGGLAVGESKADFLKTIDLVAPLLPTNKPRYLMGVGDPRDILEAVERGIDMFDCVIPTRLARHGAFFDRFGGRGNIRNAKFKTDKKPLIQGCRCEACQNFSRGYLRHLFLSNEILGMRLFTLHNLTWIHDFMNAIRAAIRAGEFAEFKRDFMKHGA, encoded by the coding sequence GTGTTTGAGTTTAAAATTTCGCGGAAAGATCGCAAAACAGCGGCGCGAACAGCGACATTTTACACGCCGCACGGGGCGATTCGCACGCCGGTCTTCATGCCGGTCGGGACTTATGGCGCAGTTAAAACCCTGACTCCGGAGGACGTGCGGGCTTGTGGAAGCGAAATAATTCTCGCGAACACTTTTCATTTGCACTTGCGACCAGGGGAGGACTTAATCCAAAAATTCGGCGGACTACATAAATTCATGCACTGGGACGGTCCGATCCTGACCGACTCGGGCGGATTCCAAGTTTTTTCTTTGGCGAAAATGCGCCAGATTTCCGATCGGGGAGTCGAATTTCGCTCGCCGCTGGATGGTTCCAAAATTTACCTCACACCCAAAAAAGCCCTACAAATTCAGCAAAAATTGGGTTCGGACATCGCGATGCAACTCGACGAATGTGCACCCGGTGATGCTTCGCGCCAGGTCGCTGAAGTCGCGCTGCTGCGTACGATGAAGTGGGCGGAGGAAACATTAAAATTCCACACGGTCGACCCTCAGGGTCGGGGGCGACCCTTAGGGTCTGCGTGCAAGCAAGCACTTTTTCCAATTGTGCAGGGCGTCAATTTTCCGGATTTGCGTAAGCAATCAGCGGAATTTTGCGCTGATTTGCCTTTGCCGGGAATCGCGATTGGTGGGCTCGCGGTCGGGGAGTCGAAGGCGGATTTCCTCAAAACCATTGACCTAGTTGCGCCGCTTTTGCCTACGAATAAGCCGCGTTATCTGATGGGCGTCGGCGATCCGCGCGATATTCTCGAGGCGGTCGAGCGGGGAATCGACATGTTCGATTGCGTGATTCCGACGCGGCTCGCGCGGCACGGCGCATTTTTCGATCGCTTCGGTGGGCGAGGAAATATCCGCAACGCTAAATTCAAAACAGATAAAAAGCCTTTAATCCAAGGCTGTCGTTGCGAAGCTTGCCAAAACTTCAGCCGCGGATACTTACGCCACCTTTTCCTTTCGAACGAAATTCTCGGGATGCGACTTTTCACGCTGCACAATTTGACCTGGATTCACGACTTCATGAATGCGATTCGCGCGGCGATTCGAGCAGGGGAATTCGCTGAATTTAAAAGGGACTTCATGAAGCATGGAGCATAA
- a CDS encoding S-layer homology domain-containing protein: MSRKIKSLWSRPLAFFGCTVAAFAFAIVLSPSAFAAAEGTVIAHTGGAQADFNINPLNDTAGEQFIALKFRIDDDETIATDGLPLWIDQLVLAVGGTGATASTDVASAKLYSDAGTTLVSTGTVADATITFGAAADADGVGDLISLASDAGQDYWIYIYMKTGAALTATEGDTYTFSINDTTSVLEDGDAGSSTMRANASAVATVTGTVAVTATKLVVGGASGTQVTGATNELSVAAKDANNNIDEGYTGSKDLIFSGPTLAPDGSTGNIETHAIGTTTATNFTVGVSDATELTLTAKKVEVTTIDVTDGTLSSTGSTADDLDLTVTVGTKNKLMIAQQASVTAAINNNFNPQPIVYITDAYGNVTADTDNVVATDYLAANCSSAGAGTMSGATKAAVAGVASFTALQHDTVETIYIGYTSGALTAACSGTAGPFLGSAAASAVALSRGAQHSDDSSSSTTTTTTTTTSTTEATDTTPATTTTTEVTTTTTTVTGDRYEQAGVSEAEVDSAVGKFSDLQKDNWTAPFIARMRNLGILDGYPDGSVKPDNTINRAELAKIAAKAFGLANATETYTDVADDAWYAPFVGALQVAGASWTTSSLYHPEVNVTRGEAVWVLLKASGVDLSKVTSEKLFPDVTTGHRFAAAITYASKNGVVNGYDNGNFGPGDTLTRGQVAKIVTLIKKLAQ, translated from the coding sequence ATGTCCAGAAAAATTAAAAGTCTCTGGTCGCGCCCACTGGCGTTTTTTGGTTGTACGGTTGCCGCATTCGCTTTCGCGATTGTGCTTTCTCCGTCGGCTTTCGCAGCAGCGGAAGGCACGGTAATCGCCCACACAGGCGGGGCGCAAGCGGATTTTAATATCAATCCGCTCAATGATACGGCAGGTGAGCAATTCATCGCCCTCAAATTTAGGATAGATGATGATGAGACCATCGCCACGGATGGTCTTCCTCTCTGGATTGACCAGCTTGTCCTCGCGGTCGGAGGTACGGGAGCTACTGCTTCGACTGATGTCGCAAGCGCGAAACTTTATTCTGATGCCGGCACGACATTGGTCAGCACTGGGACTGTCGCTGATGCGACAATCACATTTGGTGCGGCTGCCGATGCCGATGGCGTAGGAGATTTGATTTCACTTGCTTCGGACGCAGGACAGGATTATTGGATTTATATTTACATGAAAACAGGTGCAGCCCTCACTGCGACAGAAGGGGATACTTATACATTTTCAATCAATGATACGACAAGCGTGCTGGAAGATGGCGACGCTGGCAGCTCGACGATGCGCGCAAATGCGAGCGCGGTCGCGACAGTGACAGGCACGGTCGCTGTGACAGCTACCAAATTAGTCGTAGGAGGTGCATCTGGCACTCAGGTTACGGGTGCCACAAATGAGCTGTCTGTTGCAGCGAAAGACGCAAATAACAACATTGATGAAGGTTATACTGGCTCGAAAGATTTAATTTTCAGCGGACCGACTCTTGCTCCTGACGGTTCGACCGGCAACATTGAGACACATGCGATTGGTACGACTACGGCGACCAATTTTACCGTTGGTGTTTCTGATGCGACCGAACTTACATTGACTGCCAAAAAAGTTGAAGTGACGACGATTGATGTCACCGATGGCACATTAAGTTCGACTGGTTCGACAGCCGATGATCTCGACCTCACTGTCACAGTCGGCACGAAAAATAAGCTGATGATTGCTCAACAAGCTTCGGTGACTGCCGCGATTAACAACAATTTCAATCCTCAGCCAATTGTCTACATCACCGATGCCTATGGCAATGTGACGGCTGATACAGACAATGTTGTGGCGACGGACTATCTCGCTGCCAACTGTTCATCGGCGGGAGCTGGTACGATGTCGGGTGCGACCAAAGCGGCCGTAGCCGGTGTCGCGTCGTTCACGGCTTTGCAACACGATACAGTCGAGACAATCTATATTGGCTATACAAGTGGCGCACTGACTGCAGCTTGCTCAGGAACAGCCGGTCCATTCCTCGGTTCAGCTGCGGCTTCTGCTGTCGCGCTCAGCCGTGGTGCCCAACACAGCGATGACTCGTCATCTTCGACCACTACGACCACCACTACGACGACTTCGACTACGGAAGCCACGGACACGACTCCTGCGACTACCACTACCACAGAGGTTACGACCACCACGACGACGGTGACAGGTGATCGCTACGAGCAGGCGGGTGTGAGTGAGGCGGAGGTTGATTCGGCTGTCGGTAAATTTTCCGATTTACAAAAAGATAATTGGACTGCGCCTTTCATCGCGCGCATGCGTAACCTCGGAATTCTCGACGGCTATCCTGATGGCTCGGTGAAACCAGACAACACGATTAATCGCGCTGAGCTCGCGAAGATTGCCGCGAAAGCATTTGGACTGGCGAACGCGACCGAGACCTACACTGATGTGGCTGACGACGCATGGTATGCTCCCTTCGTCGGTGCGCTCCAGGTTGCTGGTGCTTCGTGGACGACCTCCTCGCTTTACCATCCTGAGGTCAATGTGACGCGTGGTGAAGCAGTTTGGGTTTTGCTCAAAGCTTCCGGTGTCGATCTCTCGAAAGTCACTTCAGAAAAACTCTTCCCGGATGTGACTACGGGACACCGCTTCGCTGCAGCGATTACCTACGCCTCGAAGAACGGAGTTGTGAATGGTTATGACAATGGCAACTTCGGTCCTGGCGACACGCTCACGCGTGGTCAGGTCGCGAAGATCGTCACGCTCATCAAGAAGCTGGCGCAATAA
- a CDS encoding S-layer homology domain-containing protein yields MKTKALLAAAFFCLAVTPVFAAATINSAADQSFNQYQNIQQARDITITDDAASPTITASGGIRINIPTDFPIIWDDRVASVNVYGSAVDAGRFSGATASVTYENYAKTAVITVAANFAAGESVTISGLVFNGFYFAAANANLQLTLAASGSVVATDSKSLQVWTSSNSDNYEPQAPKNLQITQISATSVRLTWIDPPDMDVNQIQILRGVDPLPVAGTAYDAVGRGDQTFTDTALTVGQTIHYILRASDGRNLSPLSTEASITLVENFGSELVVCTTDYTPVCGSDGKTYSNACNAKAAGITSYVNGECVSDSEIPVVDESDAKSAKATEAGITVAQLDAAVQKYSDLPLAHWSAGFLARLDSDGIVAGYPDGTIRPDALINRAELAKIATNSFSLTTATEGFSDVPADAWYAPFVGALARVGAIWTTATEFHPADGVTRGEAVWTLLTAAGVEIPAITTKPFPDVSLSHPYAAAIAWAKDNAIISGYEDGTFGIRDTLTRAQVAKIVVLLKAKLAQ; encoded by the coding sequence ATGAAAACTAAAGCCCTTCTCGCCGCCGCATTTTTTTGCCTCGCGGTTACGCCGGTTTTCGCAGCCGCGACGATCAATTCCGCCGCTGATCAATCTTTCAATCAGTACCAAAACATTCAGCAGGCGCGTGACATCACCATCACCGACGATGCTGCGAGTCCGACGATTACTGCGAGCGGCGGTATTCGCATTAATATTCCGACCGATTTTCCAATCATTTGGGATGATCGGGTTGCCTCAGTCAATGTCTACGGTTCGGCTGTCGATGCCGGTCGTTTCAGCGGCGCGACGGCGAGTGTCACTTACGAAAATTACGCCAAGACAGCGGTCATCACTGTCGCGGCGAATTTCGCGGCGGGCGAGAGTGTCACGATTTCCGGACTGGTTTTCAACGGGTTTTATTTCGCTGCGGCGAATGCCAATCTCCAATTAACGCTTGCTGCCTCTGGTTCGGTCGTCGCGACTGATTCCAAAAGTCTCCAAGTTTGGACCAGTAGCAACTCCGACAATTACGAACCGCAGGCTCCGAAAAATCTTCAAATTACACAGATCTCGGCGACTTCAGTTCGGCTGACTTGGATTGATCCGCCGGATATGGATGTGAATCAAATTCAAATCCTGCGCGGTGTCGATCCGCTGCCAGTTGCCGGTACAGCTTATGACGCGGTCGGTCGTGGTGACCAAACTTTCACTGACACAGCTCTCACTGTCGGACAAACAATTCATTACATTTTGCGTGCGAGCGATGGTCGCAATCTCAGTCCGCTGTCGACAGAAGCTTCGATCACGCTCGTCGAAAATTTTGGCTCTGAGCTAGTCGTGTGCACGACTGATTACACTCCGGTTTGCGGCAGTGACGGCAAGACTTATTCCAACGCTTGCAACGCGAAAGCAGCCGGAATTACTAGTTATGTGAATGGCGAATGCGTCAGCGATAGCGAAATTCCAGTTGTCGATGAATCGGATGCCAAGAGTGCGAAGGCGACCGAGGCGGGGATCACAGTCGCGCAGCTTGATGCCGCAGTCCAAAAATATTCCGACCTGCCACTCGCGCATTGGTCGGCGGGCTTTCTCGCGCGTTTGGATTCTGATGGCATCGTCGCGGGTTATCCCGACGGGACGATTCGTCCCGATGCGCTGATCAATCGCGCCGAGCTCGCGAAGATTGCGACCAATTCATTTAGCCTCACGACTGCGACCGAAGGCTTCTCCGATGTTCCTGCTGACGCGTGGTACGCGCCCTTTGTCGGCGCGCTCGCACGAGTTGGCGCGATCTGGACGACGGCTACCGAATTTCATCCGGCTGATGGTGTGACGCGCGGTGAGGCTGTCTGGACGCTGCTCACGGCGGCGGGCGTCGAGATCCCAGCCATCACTACTAAACCTTTCCCAGATGTGTCGCTGTCGCATCCTTATGCGGCGGCGATTGCGTGGGCGAAAGACAACGCCATCATCTCGGGCTACGAAGATGGCACCTTTGGCATTCGCGACACTTTGACGCGCGCACAGGTCGCGAAAATTGTCGTTTTGCTGAAAGCAAAATTGGCGCAATAG
- a CDS encoding tetratricopeptide repeat protein produces the protein MFRKIFSVALICMLTLTLVGCGNKFRIAREGMPEALRTQLETQLKNGEQALVAAQAAQDDVAKTAALLEIAFAQDQLGRLDLAIPFYKQILELDPKHFAALNNLGVIYEEVGDYLEAAKYYGKLLEADPSNTEALEDALRVLIAAEHFDDAQTNLESFVRYNSANTDAGMQKLISDQFELIRQARLKTQPQTPAQNEN, from the coding sequence ATGTTTCGCAAAATTTTTAGTGTCGCGTTAATTTGTATGCTCACACTTACGCTTGTCGGTTGTGGCAATAAATTTCGCATTGCAAGAGAGGGGATGCCCGAGGCGCTGCGCACTCAGCTAGAAACACAATTAAAAAATGGCGAGCAAGCTTTAGTCGCGGCGCAGGCGGCGCAGGACGATGTCGCGAAGACGGCAGCGTTGCTGGAGATTGCTTTCGCGCAAGACCAGCTTGGTCGGCTCGATCTTGCGATTCCGTTTTACAAACAAATTCTCGAGCTTGATCCGAAGCATTTTGCCGCACTCAATAATCTCGGCGTGATTTACGAAGAAGTTGGCGACTATCTCGAGGCGGCGAAATATTACGGCAAATTGCTCGAAGCTGATCCGAGCAATACCGAGGCGCTGGAGGACGCGCTGCGCGTTTTGATTGCTGCTGAGCATTTCGATGATGCGCAAACCAATCTCGAAAGTTTCGTGCGCTACAATTCCGCCAATACTGACGCCGGAATGCAAAAATTAATTTCCGACCAATTCGAACTTATTCGCCAGGCGCGTTTAAAAACTCAACCTCAAACCCCAGCCCAAAATGAAAACTAA